The following coding sequences lie in one Lactuca sativa cultivar Salinas unplaced genomic scaffold, Lsat_Salinas_v11 Lsat_1_v11_unplaced_02, whole genome shotgun sequence genomic window:
- the LOC128129492 gene encoding uncharacterized protein LOC128129492 — MVLDEDGRWVKGNSMKEKFVNHFKNFLGCEDDTDLSILNEISFHNKLDRNVAMNMIRVVTDDEVKVAMFDIADNHAPGPDRFSSKFFKCAWNIVGPEVCKAVREFFWTGKLLKGINATRIVLIPKVDSPRKVTDFRSIACCNTFYKCISKIIVNRIRNNLGDIVSKNQSAFIQGRSILDNILLAQELMVGYKNKKGRPKCTLKIDIQKAYDTVDWKFLKRILLEFGFHPIMVNWIMACTSSTWFMMNFNGEDHGYFEGKRGLRQGDPLSPYLFTLVMEVFNLLLLKKIDDSNRFKYHCKCENQKITHLCFADDLLVFAYGNGNSVRVIKSALDDFKTVSGLKASMERILSFAGRLQLINSVLASTHVYWASIFKIPIATIKEIESICRSFLWAKGEVVKGKAKVKWSDVCKPKINGGLGIKNLRLWNDALLSKHVWNLINNKNSLWVQWMRENYIGKRNFWDIWKKKSMNWTWKRFLELRKIIRPHVVSCIGNGGNTSLWHDWWHPIGILSTIIARRDWIRNGFNDNSLVSDVMNNDSYAWPVDWVNKFPGLIDGPMFCNIGNNRDMIVWRDMKGLSKKFSCKQVWRDINNFGDKLAFPVIQKEVRRLWKNVGLEEGMLSILEGSPWLLFNNMPLFLQRWRPGLTLTKNRQDKIPVWIKFFLPLEVWSGENLCIIASKIEIPLAFDSFTEDMCLEHKGRNAYARILVEMAAEKEWRKKIEVSIWDFVSNSAVIQSFDVEYA, encoded by the exons ATGGTGCTTGATGAGGATGGAAGATGGGTTAAGGGGAATTCGATGAAGGAAAAATTTGTTAATCATTTTAAGAATTTCTTGGGATGTGAAGATGACACAGATTTATCTATTCTTAATGAAATTTCTTTTCATAATAAGTTGGATAGAAATGTGGCCATGAATATGATAAGGGTAGTTACTGATGATGAAGTTAAAGTGGCTATGTTCGATATTGCTGATAACCATGCCCCTGGACCTGATAGGTTTTCTTCTAAATTCTTTAAGTGTGCTTGGAATATTGTTGGGCCTGAGGTATGCAAAGCAGTGAGGGAATTCTTCTGGACCGGGAAATTATTGAAGGGTATTAATGCCACTAGGATTGTGCTGATTCCTAAAGTGGATAGTCCAAGAAAAGTCACTGATTTTAGGTCTATTGCTTGTTgcaacactttttataagtgtatcAGCAAAATAATTGTTAACAGGATAAGGAACAATTTAGGTGATATTGTTAGCAAGAATCAATCTGCCTTTATTCAAGGAAGATCAATTCTTGATAATATTCTGCTTGCTCAAGAATTGATGGTGGGGTATAAAAATAAGAAAGGAAGGCCAAAATGCACCTTAAAGATTGATATACAAAAGGCGTATGACACTGTGGATTGGAAATTTCTTAAGAGGATCCTGTTGGAATTTGGATTTCATCCGATCATGGTTAATTGGATTATGGCATGTACTTCTTCTACATGGTTTATGATGAATTTTAATGGAGAAGATCATGGATATTTTGAAGGAAAAAGGGGGCTGCGACAAGGAGATCCTTTATCTCCTTACTTGTTCACTTTGGTTATGGAGGTTTTCAATTTATTATTGCTGAAGAAAATTGATGATAGCAATAGATTCAAATATCATTGCAAATGTGAAAATCAGAAAATTACTCATTTATGTTTTGCAGATGACTTACTTGTGTTTGCTTATGGCAATGGGAATTCTGTGAGAGTGATAAAGTCTGCTCTTGATGACTTTAAAACTGTTTCGGGGCTGAAAGCAAGTATGGAGAGA ATACTTTCTTTTGCTGGAAGATTACAGCTCATAAATTCTGTGTTGGCTTCAactcatgtttattgggcttctaTATTCAAAATTCCTATTGCTACTATTAAGGAGATTGAATCGATTTGTAGGAGTTTCTTGTGGGCTAAAGGAGAAGTGGTCAAAGGGAAAGCCAAGGTTAAATGGAGTGATGTTTGTAAACCAAAGATAAATGGAGGTCTTGGAATTAAGAACTTGAGATTATGGAATGATGCTTTGTTATCCAAGCATGTTTGGAATTTGATTAATAACAAAAACTCTCTGTGGGTTCAATGGATGAGAGAAAATTATATTGGTAAAAGGAATTTTTGGGATATATGGAAAAAGAAAAGTATGAATTGGActtggaagagatttttggaatTGAGGAAAATTATTAGACCTCATGTTGTTTCTTGTATTGGAAATGGGGGGAATACTTCATTgtggcatgattggtggcatccAATTGGTATTTTAAGTACAATTATTGCTAGGAGGGATTGGATTAGAAATGGTTTTAATGATAATTCTTTAGTCAGTGATGTTATGAATAATGATTCTTATGCTTGGCCCGTTGATTGGGTGAATAAGTTTCCTGGATTGATTGATGGGCCCATGTTCTGCAATATTGGAAATAATAGGGATATGATTGTTTGGAGGGATATGAAAGGCTTGAGTAAGAAATTTTCTTGCAAACAAGTTTGGAGAGATATTAATAATTTTGGAGACAAG CTGGCGTTTCCTGTGATTCAGAAAGAGGTTAGAAGGTTATGGAAGAATGTGGGTCTAGAAGAG GGGATGTTATCTATATTGGAGGGCAGTCCTTGGTTGTTGTTCAATAATATGCCTTTATTCCTTCAAAGGTGGAGACCAGGATTGACTTTAACTAAGAATAGGCAAGATAAAATTCCGGTGtggattaaattttttttaccttTGGAAGTATGGAGTGGTGAAAATTTGTGTATCATTGCTAGCAAGATAGAGATTCCATTGGCTTTTGACTCTTTTACAGAGGATATGTGTTTGGAACATAAAGGTAGAAATGCTTATGCTCGAATTCTTGTTGAAATGGCAGCTGAGAAGGAATGGAGAAAGAAAATAGAAGTTTCTATATGGGATTTTGTTTCTAATTCTGCTGTGATTCAAAGTTTTGATGTTGAGTATGCTTGA